A stretch of DNA from Limnochordia bacterium:
TGGCGCACTTGCTCTTCGGGGAAACGAATGGCCTGACCTTGATGGGTCACTAGAATAATCTCCCGTTTGCCGTCGGTAAGAAATACACCGGCTAGTTCATCGTCATCCCGGAGATTTATTCCAATAAGGCCAGCACTCCTTGGGGAATCGTATTCACTTAAGGCTGTCTTCTTAACTTGCCCATTCTTGGTGATCATTACCAGATAATGATCCTCATCGTAATCATCAATGGGGAATATCGTCTTGATGTATTCCTTGGGACCTAGCTGCAGCAGATTTACAATTGCAGTACCCCTAGCGGTACGACCTGATTCCGGTATTTCGTAGGCCTTTAGTCGATATACCTGGCCACGATTACTGAAGAACAGGATATAGGAATGCGTGGTCGTGGTAAATAGGTGTTCTACAAAATCCTCCTCCCGGGTGTTCATGGCGATGATTCCCCGGCCTCCCCGGCGTTGACTTTTATAACTTGTTAAGGGCAGTCGTTTGACATACCCGTAGTGGGTCATGGTCACCACGATATCTTCCTTCGTGATTAGATCTTCAATATCAATTGCTCCAGGATCAAAGCTAATCTGAGTACGTCTGGGTGTATTGTATTTCGCTTTAATCTCCAAGAGCTCCTCTTTAACGATCTCAAAGAGCCTAGTCTCAGAGGCTAAAATACCTTCTAGATTACCGATGCGGTCCGTCAACTCTTGGTGCTCTTGCTCAATCTTGATCTGCTCTAGGCCGGTTAAACGCCGCAGACGCATATCCAAAATCGCAACGGCCTGAGTCTCAGTCATGCTAAACTTGTCAATCAGTTGGGTTTTGGCCATCTCATCGTTTTGTGATTGACGAATAATCGCAATCACTTCATCGATATTCGCAAGGGCGATCCGTAACCCTTCTACAATGTGTAACCGTTCTTTGGCCTTCCGTAACTGGAATCTGGTTCGACGGGTCACCACTTCTTTTTGATACTGCAAGTAGTGCCACAGCATTTGTTTTAGGGTGAGTACCTTTGGCTCATCATCTACTAACGCAAGCATGATCGCTCCAAAGGTATCTTCTAAGGGCGTCTGTTTGTATAGGCAATTAAGCACAACATTTGGACTCGCATCCCGTTTTATTTCAATAACAATGCGTAGTCCATTGCGATCCGATTCATCTCTAAGTGCTGATATGCCCTCTATTTTTTTATCCCTGACTAGAGCCGCAATTTTCTCTACCAAGGACGCTTTATTCACCTGATAGGGAATCTCATCAATGATGATCTGATGGCGATTTCCAGAGAGAGGTTCAATCCTGGCCTTGGCCCGAACACGAATGCGACCTCTTCCCGTAGTATAGGCTTCCTTGATTCCCTCGGTACCCAAGATAATACCACCGGTGGGAAAGTCTGGTCCTTTAACAAAAGCCATTAGCTCTTCAATAGTCGCCTGGGGGTTATTCACAAGATAAACCAACGCATCCACGACTTCCCCAAGGTTATGGGGTGGGATTTTTGTGGCCATCCCAACAGCAATCCCCTCTGACCCGTTAACAAGTAAGTTGGGAAAACGTGATGGCAATGAAAGAGGCTGCTCTAGACTACCGTCAAAGTTTGGTCCAAAATCCACTGTATCCTGATCAATTTCCCGCAGCATCTCCATAGCCAATCGAGATAGCCGTGCCTCGGTATAACGCATGGCAGCAGGTGGATCCCCGTCCATAGAACCGAAGTTACCATGACCTTCAACTAACGGGTCCCGATAGGAGAAATCTTGAGCCATACGCACCATCGCGTCATAAATGGCACTATCACCGTGGGGATGATACTTACCCATAACCTCTCCTACAATACGCGCCGACTTCTTAAATGGCCGGTTAAAGGCTAAATTTAGCTCGCTCATAGAATACAAGATGCGTCTTTGTACTGGCTTCAAACCATCTCGCACATCGGGAAGGGCCCTATCCACAATTACACTCATCGCATAATCTAGATAGGATCGCTTCATCTCTTGCTCTATGTCTCGCTCGATTACTCGCCCGCCTTCAAAGTTCAGTTCCATTCGTATTTCCACTCCCTACAAATCCATCCCCGGCTAAACATCCAAGTTCTCCACTTCTTTGGCATGTTGATTAATGAAGTCCCGCCGGGGCTCGACCTTCTCGCCCATGAGAGTAGAGAAGATCTCATCGGCGGCGACGGCATCTTCCAGCTCCAATTTCACAGTGGTCCGCGTCTGAGGGTTCATGGTCGTCGTCCAAAGCTGTTCTGCATTCATTTCTCCAAGACCCTTGTAGCGCTGGATCGCAACTCCGTCCCGACCAATCCGATCTAGCAAGTTATCTAACTCCTTATCGGAGTATAGATAGTGTTCTTCCTTCTTACCCTTTTTTACATAGTATAACGGCGGCATAGCAATATAGATATGACCATTGGTAATCAACGGCTTCATGAATCGATAGAAAAACGTCAACAAAAGGGTCCTAATGTGTGCACCGTCTACATCCGCGTCTGTCATTAACACGATATGACCATACCTGAGTTTCCCAAGGTCAAAATCCTCGCCGATCCCCGTGCCAATGGCCGTAATCATGGCTCTAATCTCTGCATTAGCAAGTATCCGGTCCATGCGTGCCTTTTCAACATTGAGGATCTTACCTCGCAGGGGCATAATGGCCTGAAAATGCCGCTCACGTCCTTGCTTGGCCGTACCACCGGCGGAGTCTCCTTCCACTAAGTAGAGCTCACATTCATCCGGATTGGTTGACGTACAATCGGCAAGCTTACCTGGGAGACTACTGACCTCCAAGGCATTCTTCCGGCGGGTAAGCTCCCGAGCTTTCCGTGCTGCTTGTCTGGCCCGACAAGAAGCTAAGGCCTTTTCAATAATCTGCCGAGCTTGCTGGGGATGCTCCTCCAGATAAATCCCAAGCTTCTCTGTCAAAGCAGACTCCACCACTCCCCTAACCTCGGAGTTACCTAGCTTTCCCTTGGTCTGGCCTTCAAACTGCGGCTCTGGGAGCCACACACTCATCACTGCGGTACATCCTTCTCGCACGTCTTCTCCAGCTAGGTTCTCTTCCTTTTCCCGAAGCAAATTATTCTTACGGGCATAATCGTTTATCGTTCTGGTTAATCCGGAACGAAAACCACTCAGATGGGTACCGCCTTCGTGGGTATGAATGTTATTAACAAAACTGTAGATACCCTCACTATAGCTATTCGTGTATTGAATTGCCACTTCCAGCTCAACATCATCTATTTGATGTTCGAAATAAATCACATCGTTGTGTATGGCGTTCTTAGTCTTATTCAATTGCTCGACAAAGGAGACTATACCACCATCATACTTGAAAAGACAATGCCGTCCAGTTCTCTCATCGTATATCTCAATGCGCACGCCCTTATTCAAGAAAGCAAGTTCCCTTACTCGATTAATGATTAGGTCTACATCAAAACGAACTGTCTCAAAAATTAAGGGATCTGGCTTGAAGAGAATAATAGTCCCTGTTTCGGTCGTATCGCCAATGACTTCTAAGTCCTGAACAGCAACTCCCCGTTGGAAACGTTGGCGATGGATTTTCCCGTTTCTCTTGATTACTACCTCCAGGGATTCACTTAGGGCATTAACTACCGATACACCAACTCCGTGTAGTCCACCTGAAACCCTGTAGGCGGAACCTTCTTGGCCGAATTTGCCTCCAGCGTGCAATACTGTCAGCACTACTTCCACAGTAGGCCTATTCATCTTGGGATGAATAGCCACAGGAATACCCCGGCCGTTGTCAATCACCCGCAAATAACCGTCGGCACCGATCTCAACCCTGATCAAATCGCAGAATCCGGCCATGGCCTCATCGATACTGTTATCAATGACTTCATAGAAAAGCTGCATCAGGCCCTTTTCATCGGTGCTTCCGATGTACATTCCGGGACGTTTTCTGACAGCTTCCAGACCCTCCAAGACTTGGATCTGTTCAGCTTCGTATGTTTCCTTTGGCTTATCAAAACCCATTTTTGCATTTCCTCCACTGCCAACTACTGATCGCGGAAAAACAGGGCATCCTCCCGCGGAGTGCCTTGTCGACTACATTCCCACAATCAATAAAATTCTAGTACATTGGGGGGTCTTTGTCAACTTAACCCGTGGTTAGTTTAACCTTTACATTCGATGTCTAAGTGTACAGAGGATTAACTAGGGTAAGTTAGTAATGTACTCGAGTCTACGTCTTAAGGTTGCCACACTAATTGGTGATACATAAACTTCCTGCTCCAACAAAACCAGGGTCCGAGGCTTAGATCCCAAATGGACCACAAAGCCCTCTTCGTGGGCAGTATTAATAAATTGACGGTTGGCTCGGTAGTTTGCAAGATCCTGGATACCAATCAAGGCTACAATTTTGCTAACGGGAACAATGACATCTTGACCAATGTGTAAGTACACTACGTTTTAACCCCCTGCTAAAACTTCTCAACTTGTTCTAGTCTTCCCTCACTAATATGACTGATTTGTGCCCCTGCAAGACTCCTTTTGTCTAGGCTCCCAAGGTCCGTTGTCGTCAAAAAAATCTGGGTATCTTGACTAATATGCATCAGGAAACGTTCACAACGGTTTTGATCCAGCTCGCTTAACACATCGTCTAGCAGGAGTAACGGTCTTTCCTCCTGGGCTTGGGCTACATAATTCAGTTCCGCAAGCTTACTAGCAAGCACCGCAGTTCGTTGCTGACCTTGGGAACCATAGATACGGGCATCTTTACTGTTGATTAGGAAAATCAGATCGTCCCGCTGTGGCCCCACGAGAGTCATTTTTTGTATCCTTTCCAGTGACTTCTTCTCCTCCAACTGGTGTGTGAAGATCCCCCGAAGTTTATCCTTGCTATAGGGAGCTCCTTTTTCAGCACGGGCAATCATATACTCCCTTTGCTCCCTAAGAAAGAAAGGCAGATATATAACTCTAAGGTCTTCGGTACCTGAAATTGACCGGTGAGCAACGGAGGCAAATTCACTGATCATATCTACCGCTTCCATGCGGCGCTCCATGATGTCAACGCCCACTGTCACTAACTGTTCATCCCAAATGTCCATTTGGTCAAAATGACCCTTTTTTAAGGCCAAATTCCGTTGGGCAAGGACCTTATTGTACTTTTGAAGCTGATGGCGAAAATACTTATTAGCCAAGGCAATCTGGAGGTCCAAATACCGACGCCGGGCCGAAGGTGACCCCTTAACTAAATTCAGATCATCCGGGGAGAACAAAACCGCAGATAATCTGCCAAAGACATCCAGGGCACTAGCAAGCCTCTTCGACCCCACCCAAATCTGTTTTCTCTTCCCGCGGGTCAAGACCACACATATTTTCGTACTAGTCTGGCTGTAGGCTACCTCCCCTTCTAGGTACGCCTCATCCCCTTGCCAATTAATCAATTCATCTTCTTTGTACGCCCGTTGGGATGAAGCTGTAGCTAAAAAGTAAACCCCTTCAAGGAGATTTGTTTTGCCTTGCCCGTTATTGCCGACAAATACGTTTAAATGTGGACTCGGACAGTACAAGATCTCCTTTATATTGCGAAATCCGCGCATTTGCAAACGATCTAACCGCAAAAAATGCATCATCCTCCATTTTCTTTAACGACCCTTACCGTACCAACCTGGGTAACATCAACAATATCACCGGGCACAACTTGTTTGCTACGATGCACCTCAACCTGCTCATTAACCTGTACTTGTCCATCTTGAATCAACTGCTTTGCAATACCACCACTTATTCCAAACGCCCATTTCAAAAGTCCCTGCAAAGCAATGCTATCTGTGTATATCGACACTTCTTTCAAAACTATATTTCCCCTTCACTGATCTTTACTGGCATTACGAGATACGTGAAAAAATCACTATTAGGAATCTTTAGTAGGGCAGGTCCATTGGCCTCCCCCAGTTCCAAAATAACTTCTTGGGTATTCATAACCCTTAAGGCATCGATGAAAAACCTCGCCTGATAAGCTCCCACAAGTCGCTGCAGACCGGAAGACGCATCTTGATCTTCTTCATTGTCGGACCAACGTTCCTTCGTAAGACTCTGCACTTCAAAGGGCAAAATCAATTCCTCATCGATATGACCTAACTCAGGCTCCCTGCTGCTAATACGAAGCTTTGTGTCCTCGGCCTCAATAAGCATCACCGCACTACCCTTCTTCGTCATGATCCCAGCGCGGTCACTGGCCGCAAGGAAATCCGCCCTTGGAAGGGGCAAAGGATATGTATCCAGTCCTTCGGTAAATCTATTATAATCCGGGTAATCACCCTCGATCAACCTTGCCGAGATCAATAACCTATCGTTCCAGAAGCTGATCATATTCTGCCCGATTCTGCATTTTACCTTGCCTTTTTCCCCTAATCCACCAAGAATCCTGGCAATTAAGTTCATTGTCCGACCTGGTGCCACTGCCTTGACTTTGGTGTTGTTGGTATCTGCTTCGGTTTCTCCGAGCAAACCTATCGTTGAATCCAAGGGGGTGGGTTCTGCCACATCCTCTGTGTAGGCCTCGGATCCTTGATCAGCATCCTCTGGTAACAACACCTCTTTACTGCAGACAGCCAACCGATTACCATCGGTGGATACTAAGTTCAAGTTGTTATCCTCATATTCTACCAAAATACCGGAAATAAAGGGACGCCGATCCTCGGGCAATCCCACACTAATTAGCGTATGGCGAATCATGTTTTGCAGATCATGGGCGAATGCCACAAAATGTGGTTCCCCTGTGGGAACATGTAGCCCTTGGAAATCCTGTACGTTGAGTACCTGCAATTTGAGCCGAACAGTACCAGCACGTAAGACCATCGCGTTTTCTTCCGGTGCCATAGCAAAAGATACATCCACTTCGGGCAGCTTGCGTACAACTTGAGAAAAGTAGCGACCGTCAACTAGCAGTCGTCCGGTTTCTTCTACCACCGCTGGAATACTGCATCTTATTCCTAGTTTGTGATCATTTGCTGAGAGTATTAGTTGGTCTTCCTTTGCTTCGAGAAGTATCCCTGCGATGCCAGGAATACTTTCGGAATCACCTGATGAAACTGCGTGCTCAACTGTATCAACGCCATATTGTAGATCTTGTTGTTTGCAGAATACATTCATAGTCCGACGGCCCAAAAGGGGCCCCTCGCCTCCTTATGAATATCTTTCGATGGTGCTGTGGAAAACTCTCCTTGGTTGTTTTTGAATGCTTTGCGTTAGCAAAATAAACAATGGAGTAGTAGTAGTAGTAGTAGGCCCTGTCCAAAGCGTGGAAAACCAGTCTCAGCAGCGTTGCTACGACGTTACAGCTGTAGAAAAGGCTGTAGACATCGTCAGCACCTTTTCCCCAGTCTCCACATGGTAAAAAATGGGTTAAAAATTGTCCAAGATTCATCCACAGGTTATCCACAGGTTTTGTGGATAACTATCCGCCATGAAGCCGTGTTCTAAGAACTTGGATTGTACGTTCCAGAGCCTGATCGTCTTCTATTTCCTGGGCGATCTTATCATAGGAATGGAGTATGGTAGAATGATCTCGCCCACCAAAGGCTTCTCCAAGCCGTGGCAGGGAGGAATCAGTCATCTCCCGAGCTAAATAGATTGCAATCTGTCTTGGAAAGACAATGGCCCGTGTCCGTTTGCGGCCCCGCAGTTCCGAAGACTTGATTCCAAAATACTCTGCTACTACTTCCTGAATCTCCTCGATGGATAGATCTTTGCCCCGTTTTGGGGTGATAATATCCTTTAAAGCCTCTTGGGCCAGGTCTAGATCAACAGAGTGACCGGTTAAGGACGAGTAGGCAGCGATTTTGATCAAGGCTCCTTCTAACTCCCGAATGTTACCTTCTATATGCTCAGCTATATATAGTAATACTTCATGGGGAATGGAGAGGTTTTCCGCAGCTTGCTTCTTCTGTAGAATTGCCACCCTGGTTTCGTAATCTGGGGGTTGAATATCTGTACCCAAACCCCATTCAAAACGAGATCGCAGTCGTTCCTCAATGTCTTGAATTTCCTTCGGTGGACGATCACTGGAAATAACAATTTGTTTGTTCGCTTCATAAAGGGCATTGAACGTATGGAAGAACTCTTCCTGGACACTCTCTTTTCCGGCCACAAATTGAATATCATCAATTAGTAGAATATCTACATGTCTATACTTGTTCCTAAACTCGGGCATGGAGCGGGAACCAATGGCAGTGATCAGTTCGTTAGTAAAAGTCTCGGAAGAAACGTAGACAACTTTGATACCATTGTGCCGTTCCAGGGCGTACTGTCCGATGGCGTGCATTAAGTGGGTCTTGCCAAGCCCGACATTTCCGTAGATGAATAGTGGATTGTAGGCCTTGGCGGGTTCTTCCGCGACGGCTAGACATGCTGCATGGGCAAAACGATTCGAGTCTCCGACTACATAAGTATCAAAGGAATACTTGGGATTGAACGTACTCGACTTTGGAATCTGCACGGAGCTGGAACGTTCCCTGGTTTTTTTCACCTCTGGCGGACGGATCTCTTGATCCGGTTGCTTTTTTGGTGGATTAAAGGCATCAGGGAGTACTAGGCCGATTTGCCAAGGACGACCTGTTATTTCCTCAAGACAGGCTTCAAGCCTTTTTAGAAATCTGGCTTGGATCCAATCCCGCACAAAACGGTTAGGAACCTGCACGATAAGAGAATTTCCTCTAAAGCCCAGGGGCTTTGCCGACATTAACCAAACCTTAGCACCGGGATCCTCTTCCGTAGCCTGAAGACTGGATATT
This window harbors:
- the gyrA gene encoding DNA gyrase subunit A produces the protein MELNFEGGRVIERDIEQEMKRSYLDYAMSVIVDRALPDVRDGLKPVQRRILYSMSELNLAFNRPFKKSARIVGEVMGKYHPHGDSAIYDAMVRMAQDFSYRDPLVEGHGNFGSMDGDPPAAMRYTEARLSRLAMEMLREIDQDTVDFGPNFDGSLEQPLSLPSRFPNLLVNGSEGIAVGMATKIPPHNLGEVVDALVYLVNNPQATIEELMAFVKGPDFPTGGIILGTEGIKEAYTTGRGRIRVRAKARIEPLSGNRHQIIIDEIPYQVNKASLVEKIAALVRDKKIEGISALRDESDRNGLRIVIEIKRDASPNVVLNCLYKQTPLEDTFGAIMLALVDDEPKVLTLKQMLWHYLQYQKEVVTRRTRFQLRKAKERLHIVEGLRIALANIDEVIAIIRQSQNDEMAKTQLIDKFSMTETQAVAILDMRLRRLTGLEQIKIEQEHQELTDRIGNLEGILASETRLFEIVKEELLEIKAKYNTPRRTQISFDPGAIDIEDLITKEDIVVTMTHYGYVKRLPLTSYKSQRRGGRGIIAMNTREEDFVEHLFTTTTHSYILFFSNRGQVYRLKAYEIPESGRTARGTAIVNLLQLGPKEYIKTIFPIDDYDEDHYLVMITKNGQVKKTALSEYDSPRSAGLIGINLRDDDELAGVFLTDGKREIILVTHQGQAIRFPEEQVRHTGRATAGVKGIDLRPGDYVVAGGIVFEDADLLVVTEKGYGKRTLLKEYRAISRGGKGVRTLNIIEKNGPIIGVQVVMEHQEVMMITSEGIMIRMKVDDIPRQGRSTQGVRMMRLQDKDEIVAVALVAETDEEDEEDGDGSMRNEEIPF
- a CDS encoding DUF370 domain-containing protein, coding for MYLHIGQDVIVPVSKIVALIGIQDLANYRANRQFINTAHEEGFVVHLGSKPRTLVLLEQEVYVSPISVATLRRRLEYITNLP
- a CDS encoding RNA-binding S4 domain-containing protein, with translation MSIYTDSIALQGLLKWAFGISGGIAKQLIQDGQVQVNEQVEVHRSKQVVPGDIVDVTQVGTVRVVKENGG
- the recF gene encoding DNA replication/repair protein RecF; its protein translation is MRLDRLQMRGFRNIKEILYCPSPHLNVFVGNNGQGKTNLLEGVYFLATASSQRAYKEDELINWQGDEAYLEGEVAYSQTSTKICVVLTRGKRKQIWVGSKRLASALDVFGRLSAVLFSPDDLNLVKGSPSARRRYLDLQIALANKYFRHQLQKYNKVLAQRNLALKKGHFDQMDIWDEQLVTVGVDIMERRMEAVDMISEFASVAHRSISGTEDLRVIYLPFFLREQREYMIARAEKGAPYSKDKLRGIFTHQLEEKKSLERIQKMTLVGPQRDDLIFLINSKDARIYGSQGQQRTAVLASKLAELNYVAQAQEERPLLLLDDVLSELDQNRCERFLMHISQDTQIFLTTTDLGSLDKRSLAGAQISHISEGRLEQVEKF
- the dnaN gene encoding DNA polymerase III subunit beta, translating into MGRRTMNVFCKQQDLQYGVDTVEHAVSSGDSESIPGIAGILLEAKEDQLILSANDHKLGIRCSIPAVVEETGRLLVDGRYFSQVVRKLPEVDVSFAMAPEENAMVLRAGTVRLKLQVLNVQDFQGLHVPTGEPHFVAFAHDLQNMIRHTLISVGLPEDRRPFISGILVEYEDNNLNLVSTDGNRLAVCSKEVLLPEDADQGSEAYTEDVAEPTPLDSTIGLLGETEADTNNTKVKAVAPGRTMNLIARILGGLGEKGKVKCRIGQNMISFWNDRLLISARLIEGDYPDYNRFTEGLDTYPLPLPRADFLAASDRAGIMTKKGSAVMLIEAEDTKLRISSREPELGHIDEELILPFEVQSLTKERWSDNEEDQDASSGLQRLVGAYQARFFIDALRVMNTQEVILELGEANGPALLKIPNSDFFTYLVMPVKISEGEI
- the gyrB gene encoding DNA topoisomerase (ATP-hydrolyzing) subunit B, producing MGFDKPKETYEAEQIQVLEGLEAVRKRPGMYIGSTDEKGLMQLFYEVIDNSIDEAMAGFCDLIRVEIGADGYLRVIDNGRGIPVAIHPKMNRPTVEVVLTVLHAGGKFGQEGSAYRVSGGLHGVGVSVVNALSESLEVVIKRNGKIHRQRFQRGVAVQDLEVIGDTTETGTIILFKPDPLIFETVRFDVDLIINRVRELAFLNKGVRIEIYDERTGRHCLFKYDGGIVSFVEQLNKTKNAIHNDVIYFEHQIDDVELEVAIQYTNSYSEGIYSFVNNIHTHEGGTHLSGFRSGLTRTINDYARKNNLLREKEENLAGEDVREGCTAVMSVWLPEPQFEGQTKGKLGNSEVRGVVESALTEKLGIYLEEHPQQARQIIEKALASCRARQAARKARELTRRKNALEVSSLPGKLADCTSTNPDECELYLVEGDSAGGTAKQGRERHFQAIMPLRGKILNVEKARMDRILANAEIRAMITAIGTGIGEDFDLGKLRYGHIVLMTDADVDGAHIRTLLLTFFYRFMKPLITNGHIYIAMPPLYYVKKGKKEEHYLYSDKELDNLLDRIGRDGVAIQRYKGLGEMNAEQLWTTTMNPQTRTTVKLELEDAVAADEIFSTLMGEKVEPRRDFINQHAKEVENLDV
- the dnaA gene encoding chromosomal replication initiator protein DnaA; the protein is MRQNIMTEQLQQIWTKIISSLQATEEDPGAKVWLMSAKPLGFRGNSLIVQVPNRFVRDWIQARFLKRLEACLEEITGRPWQIGLVLPDAFNPPKKQPDQEIRPPEVKKTRERSSSVQIPKSSTFNPKYSFDTYVVGDSNRFAHAACLAVAEEPAKAYNPLFIYGNVGLGKTHLMHAIGQYALERHNGIKVVYVSSETFTNELITAIGSRSMPEFRNKYRHVDILLIDDIQFVAGKESVQEEFFHTFNALYEANKQIVISSDRPPKEIQDIEERLRSRFEWGLGTDIQPPDYETRVAILQKKQAAENLSIPHEVLLYIAEHIEGNIRELEGALIKIAAYSSLTGHSVDLDLAQEALKDIITPKRGKDLSIEEIQEVVAEYFGIKSSELRGRKRTRAIVFPRQIAIYLAREMTDSSLPRLGEAFGGRDHSTILHSYDKIAQEIEDDQALERTIQVLRTRLHGG